A stretch of DNA from Micromonospora sp. WMMD1155:
GCCGTCCGCCCGCGGGTACGGCCGTAACTCCCCCACCGCCCGGTCGGTCATCAGGTCCAGCAGGTCGTCCCGGGACGACAGGTACCGGTAGAGGGATCCGGCCCCCGTGCCGAGCGCGCCGGCCACGGCGCGCATCGACACCGCGGCCAGCCCTTCGGCGTCGGCCAGGGCGACGGCGGCCGCGACGATCGCGTCCCGGCTGTGCGCCGGAGCGGGACCACGGCTGCCTCGTTCGGGCCTGCTCCAGATCGACTGCCGGTCGGGGCCGGTACTCGCGGATGCGTCGCTCACCGATCTACTGTAAACTGCAAACGTCGTTCGCAGTTTTTGTCGGCGTCGAAGGGGACCAATCATGGAGCAGGTCAGGGCACGGGACGGCGCGGCGATCGTCCTGCACTCCACGGGGGCGGGGCCGGGTGTCGTCCTGGTGCACGGCGGTGGCACGACGATCGACGTCTACCGGCGGCTGGCCCGGGCGCTCGCCGACCGGTTCACCGTGCACCTCTACAACCGACGGGGGCGGGCCGACGCGCCACCGAGGTCCGCGCCCTACACCGCGGACCAGGAGATCGGCGACCTCGCCGCCGTGCTGGAGCACACCGGCTCGGGCAACGTCATCGGCCACAGCAGTGGCGGTTTCCTGGCGCTCGAAGCCGCACTCCGACTACCGATCGACCGGCTCGCCCTCTACGACGCCGCGATCTCGATCGACGGCAGCTTCCCGTCGGCGTGGTTGCCGTCCGCGCGGGCGGCAGCGGAGGGCGGCGACACCGCTCGGGCTCTCGCCATCACGACCGCCGGGATCAACTCGCACATGGCGGCGGGGAAGCTCCCGCTCGGCGTCCGGATCGCGATCATCCGCGCCTTCCTGCGTACGCCGATCGGTCGGACCATGGGCGAGCTGCTGCCGACCACGTTGGAGGAGACGGCCCTGATCCTGGCGCACGACGGCCCGGCCACCCGCTGGGCCGGGGTGAAGGCCGAGGTGCTGCTGGCCTGCGGTGCCGACGGCCCGCCCTACTACGTGCAGCAGAACGCCGCGCTGGCCCGCGCGCTGCCACGCGCCCGGACGCTGACGATCGCGCGCAGCGGCCACGACGCCATCAACCGGGCGCACCCGCGGATCGTCGACCCCCTCGCCGCGTTCTTCGCAGCGCCGGTGACGCCGGAGCGGGCGCGTCACTGACGAGCGGCACGTGATCGCGTACCGTCATTGATCTTGGCTAGGCTGGTGGGCATGCCCGCCCACCAGCCGCACCGCCCCGACGACGGCCGGAGGTGGGCACCCACCGCCGCC
This window harbors:
- a CDS encoding alpha/beta fold hydrolase, encoding MEQVRARDGAAIVLHSTGAGPGVVLVHGGGTTIDVYRRLARALADRFTVHLYNRRGRADAPPRSAPYTADQEIGDLAAVLEHTGSGNVIGHSSGGFLALEAALRLPIDRLALYDAAISIDGSFPSAWLPSARAAAEGGDTARALAITTAGINSHMAAGKLPLGVRIAIIRAFLRTPIGRTMGELLPTTLEETALILAHDGPATRWAGVKAEVLLACGADGPPYYVQQNAALARALPRARTLTIARSGHDAINRAHPRIVDPLAAFFAAPVTPERARH